Proteins from one Sporichthyaceae bacterium genomic window:
- a CDS encoding NUDIX hydrolase: MSELQDESATLPVHNSAIAFHGGVVDMRVDHVLMPDGDVAVRDVLVHPGSVGVVVLDDRDRVLVLRQYRHPVQQRLWELPAGLLDAPGESPLAAAQRELAEEAHLTARTWYVLLDAYTSPGISDEAVRVYVACEATPLPGERPPGRHEEADLEARWVPLDELLAGVAAGRLHNPLVVMSVPLLRTVLNSGGVGTLRAGDFAGN; the protein is encoded by the coding sequence GTGAGTGAACTGCAGGACGAATCCGCGACGTTGCCCGTGCACAACTCCGCGATCGCCTTCCACGGCGGGGTGGTCGATATGCGGGTGGACCACGTGTTGATGCCCGACGGCGATGTCGCGGTGCGCGACGTCCTGGTGCATCCCGGTTCGGTGGGCGTGGTGGTGCTGGACGACCGGGACCGGGTGCTGGTGTTGCGCCAGTATCGCCACCCGGTGCAGCAACGGCTGTGGGAGCTGCCCGCGGGCCTGTTGGACGCCCCCGGGGAGTCCCCGCTGGCCGCGGCGCAGCGGGAGTTGGCCGAGGAGGCGCACCTGACCGCACGGACGTGGTACGTGCTGCTCGATGCGTATACCTCGCCCGGTATCAGCGACGAGGCGGTCCGGGTCTATGTGGCGTGCGAGGCCACTCCGCTGCCCGGCGAACGACCGCCCGGACGGCACGAGGAGGCCGATCTGGAGGCCCGCTGGGTGCCGCTGGACGAGCTGCTGGCGGGCGTGGCCGCGGGGCGCCTGCACAACCCCCTGGTGGTCATGTCTGTGCCGTTGTTACGCACCGTGCTCAATTCGGGGGGAGTCGGGACACTTCGGGCGGGAGATTTCGCCGGCAACTGA
- a CDS encoding CTP synthase: MATPHITKHLFVTGGVASSLGKGLTASSLGNLLTARGLRVTMQKLDPYLNVDPGTMNPFQHGEVFVTDDGAETDLDVGHYERFLDTVLHGSANVTTGQVYSTVIAKERRGEYLGDTVQVIPHITNEIKARIRRMATPAAGQDDIDLVITEIGGTVGDIESLPFLEAARQIRHEVGRDNVFFLHVSLVPWIGPSGELKTKPTQHSVAALRSIGIQPDAIVCRSDRPIPTAVKRKISLMCDVDTEAVAAAVDAPSIYDIPKVLHAEGLDAYVVRRLGMAFRDVDWTAWDELLRRVHAPANELTVALVGKYIDLPDAYLSVTEALRHGGFAHDAKVHIRWVTSDDCQTYEGAMAALDSVDAVCVPGGFGVRGIEGKLGAVRFAREQRIPLLGLCLGLQCVVIEYARTVAGLDGANSAEFDAAAAHPVIATMDDQRDVVAGERDLGGTMRLGLYPAKLVEGSIVRELYGEPYISERHRHRYEVNNDYRAQLERAGLVFSGTSPDGRLVEFVELSREEHPFLVATQAHPEFRSRPTRAHPLFAGLIAAGLEHRRARTAPVPAELARLSP, translated from the coding sequence TTGGCCACGCCGCACATCACCAAGCACCTGTTCGTCACCGGCGGGGTCGCCTCGTCGCTGGGCAAGGGACTGACCGCCTCCAGCTTGGGCAATCTGCTGACCGCGCGCGGATTGCGGGTCACCATGCAGAAGCTGGACCCCTACCTCAACGTCGACCCGGGCACCATGAACCCGTTTCAGCACGGGGAGGTGTTCGTCACCGACGACGGGGCGGAGACCGACCTCGACGTCGGGCACTACGAGCGGTTCCTGGACACCGTGCTGCATGGATCGGCCAATGTGACGACCGGTCAGGTCTATTCGACGGTGATCGCCAAGGAGCGTCGCGGGGAGTACCTGGGGGACACCGTCCAGGTCATCCCGCACATCACCAACGAAATCAAGGCACGCATCCGGCGGATGGCCACCCCGGCGGCCGGTCAGGACGACATCGACCTGGTGATCACCGAGATCGGCGGCACCGTGGGCGACATCGAGTCGCTGCCGTTCCTGGAGGCGGCCCGGCAGATTCGCCATGAGGTCGGCCGGGACAACGTGTTCTTCCTACACGTTTCGTTGGTGCCGTGGATCGGCCCGTCGGGGGAGCTCAAGACCAAGCCCACCCAACACTCGGTGGCCGCGCTGCGCTCGATCGGTATCCAGCCCGACGCCATCGTGTGCCGGTCCGACCGGCCGATCCCGACCGCGGTCAAGCGCAAGATCTCGCTGATGTGCGACGTGGACACCGAGGCGGTGGCCGCGGCCGTGGACGCGCCGTCCATCTACGACATCCCGAAGGTGCTGCATGCCGAGGGTCTGGACGCGTACGTGGTGCGCCGCCTGGGCATGGCGTTCCGCGACGTGGACTGGACCGCCTGGGACGAGTTGCTACGCCGCGTTCATGCCCCCGCCAACGAGCTCACCGTGGCGTTGGTCGGCAAGTACATCGACCTGCCGGACGCCTACCTGTCGGTGACCGAGGCGCTGCGCCACGGCGGGTTCGCGCACGACGCGAAGGTGCACATCCGCTGGGTCACCTCCGACGACTGCCAGACCTACGAGGGCGCGATGGCCGCGTTGGACAGCGTGGATGCAGTGTGCGTACCCGGCGGATTCGGGGTGCGCGGCATCGAGGGCAAGCTCGGCGCGGTCCGCTTCGCCCGCGAGCAACGCATCCCGTTGCTCGGGTTGTGCCTCGGTCTGCAGTGCGTGGTCATCGAGTACGCCCGGACCGTGGCGGGACTGGACGGCGCCAATTCCGCCGAGTTCGATGCGGCTGCGGCGCACCCGGTGATCGCCACCATGGACGACCAGCGCGACGTGGTGGCCGGGGAACGGGACCTGGGCGGCACCATGCGGTTGGGCCTGTACCCGGCCAAGCTCGTCGAGGGCTCGATCGTGCGCGAGTTGTACGGCGAGCCCTACATCTCCGAGCGGCACCGGCATCGCTACGAGGTCAACAACGACTACCGCGCCCAGTTGGAGCGCGCCGGCCTGGTCTTCTCCGGCACCTCGCCGGACGGCCGGTTGGTGGAGTTCGTCGAACTGTCCCGCGAGGAGCATCCGTTCCTGGTCGCCACCCAGGCGCACCCGGAGTTCCGTTCCCGACCGACCCGCGCGCACCCGTTGTTCGCCGGGCTGATCGCGGCGGGCCTGGAGCATCGTCGGGCCCGCACCGCCCCCGTCCCGGCGGAGCTCGCCCGGCTCAGCCCGTGA